A part of Sinorhizobium chiapasense genomic DNA contains:
- a CDS encoding GNAT family N-acetyltransferase has translation MIIRPERSDDHEAIRDVTAAAFAEHPYSDQTEPLIVERLRAAGALALSLVAEDAGEVIAHVAFSPVTLTPSAAGWYGLGPVSVRPDRQGRGVGSALIRQGLDMLRKSGASGCVVVGEPEFYKKFGFRHERTLVFPGCAPQYFLVLALSETAVSGKVAYHPAFGPM, from the coding sequence ATGATCATCCGGCCGGAGCGGAGCGACGATCACGAGGCTATCCGCGACGTAACCGCGGCCGCCTTCGCCGAACATCCGTACAGCGATCAGACGGAACCGCTCATCGTCGAGCGTCTGCGCGCCGCCGGCGCGCTTGCCCTGTCGCTTGTTGCGGAAGACGCGGGCGAGGTGATCGCGCACGTCGCTTTCTCGCCGGTGACGCTCACCCCCTCCGCCGCCGGATGGTATGGCCTTGGTCCCGTTTCAGTCCGGCCGGACAGGCAAGGGCGCGGTGTGGGCAGTGCGCTCATCCGCCAGGGCCTTGATATGTTACGAAAATCCGGTGCGTCGGGCTGCGTCGTCGTCGGCGAGCCGGAGTTTTATAAAAAGTTCGGCTTTCGACATGAACGCACTCTTGTTTTTCCGGGTTGTGCGCCGCAATATTTTCTAGTTCTGGCCTTGTCGGAGACGGCGGTTTCCGGCAAGGTCGCTTATCATCCGGCCTTTGGGCCGATGTAA
- a CDS encoding DUF502 domain-containing protein encodes MTEGSKSGIIAARLRNYFLTGLIICAPVAITVWLVRSFIEWADSWVKPYLPNFYNPDTYSPVAIPGFGLLVAVIVITLVGFMTANLVGRSIVALGESLLNRTPLVRTIYKSLKQIFQTVLQEQSSSFKKAGLIEYPSPGLWSLVFIATDVKGEIAAKFDERGMDMVTVFLPPTPIPTAGFLLFVPREKIIPLQMSAEDAAKLLISGGLVAPDHKPLANAPPRSIPHQKTA; translated from the coding sequence ATGACGGAAGGCTCCAAAAGCGGCATCATCGCAGCCCGGCTGCGCAATTATTTTCTGACCGGGCTTATCATCTGCGCACCCGTGGCGATCACGGTCTGGCTAGTTCGTTCCTTTATCGAATGGGCCGACAGCTGGGTCAAACCTTACCTGCCGAACTTCTACAATCCCGACACCTATTCGCCGGTTGCCATACCCGGCTTTGGCCTTCTCGTTGCTGTGATCGTCATAACGCTCGTCGGATTTATGACCGCCAATCTTGTAGGACGGTCGATCGTCGCTTTGGGCGAGTCGCTCCTCAACAGGACGCCGCTTGTCCGCACAATCTACAAATCGCTGAAGCAGATTTTCCAAACGGTTCTCCAGGAGCAGTCTTCATCCTTCAAGAAGGCAGGGCTGATCGAGTATCCGAGCCCGGGCCTCTGGTCGCTGGTTTTCATCGCGACCGACGTCAAGGGCGAAATCGCCGCGAAGTTCGATGAACGGGGCATGGACATGGTCACGGTCTTTCTTCCGCCCACGCCGATCCCGACCGCTGGCTTCCTGTTGTTCGTGCCGCGCGAGAAAATCATACCGCTTCAGATGAGTGCCGAGGACGCGGCCAAACTCCTCATTTCGGGCGGCCTTGTCGCGCCCGACCACAAGCCGCTCGCCAACGCCCCGCCGCGATCGATTCCCCATCAGAAGACCGCCTAG
- the recG gene encoding ATP-dependent DNA helicase RecG: MRPALLDPLFSPLDTLPGIGPKTGELYARLLGRETIDDCRVIDLVFHAPHSLIDRRQQPGVAYAPQGSVVTITGRVDRHQPSPRGRPNVPYRVFLHDDTGELALTFFRVKGNWLEKTLPVDETVIVSGKIDWFNGRASMVHPDYMVRVAEAENLPLVEPVYGLTAGLSPRTLRRSIEAAVARVPDLPEWLDEALLRQQGFQSARESFHRLHEPRDETDIDAQAPARRRLAYDEFLAGQLSLSLVRQRLRKVAGTPVHPTGKLSEPVIRALPFSLTASQSAAIGDILADMSGSDRMLRLLQGDVGSGKTAVALMAMLAAIESGGQAVLMAPTEILARQHHATLSKMAAPAGIGIDVLTGRTKGKERDAILERIASGETQMVIGTHALFQEAVNYLQLVLAIVDEQHRFGVHQRLRLTAKGISPHMLVMTATPIPRTLVLAAFGDMDVSKLTEKPAGRKPIQTVTIPTERTDEIVDRLDAALGQGKKAYWICPLVEESEESDVMSADERYQTLVQRFGNDVGLVHGRMSGPDKDAVMLAFKNGEIRLLVATTVVEVGVDVPDATIMVIEHAERFGLAQLHQLRGRVGRGDEASTCILLYKSPLSEAGHARLSILRETEDGFLIAEEDLKLRGEGELLGTRQSGTPGFRIASLEAHGDLLEVARRDAAHVIARDPELTSERGEALRTLLYLYRRDEAIRFLRAG, translated from the coding sequence ATGCGCCCTGCCCTCCTTGACCCGCTGTTTTCGCCTCTCGACACGCTGCCCGGCATTGGTCCGAAAACCGGCGAGCTCTATGCACGTCTGCTTGGCCGCGAAACGATCGACGATTGCCGGGTGATCGATCTTGTCTTTCATGCGCCCCATTCGCTGATCGATCGGCGCCAGCAACCTGGTGTTGCCTATGCACCGCAAGGGTCGGTCGTCACCATCACCGGCCGCGTCGACCGGCATCAGCCGTCGCCTCGCGGCAGACCGAACGTACCCTATCGCGTGTTCCTGCACGATGACACCGGCGAACTGGCGCTCACGTTTTTCCGCGTCAAGGGAAACTGGCTGGAAAAGACGCTACCCGTCGATGAAACCGTTATCGTCAGCGGCAAGATCGATTGGTTCAACGGTCGAGCGTCGATGGTGCATCCCGACTATATGGTGAGGGTCGCCGAGGCGGAAAATCTGCCGCTCGTCGAGCCCGTCTATGGGCTGACTGCCGGCCTCTCCCCGCGAACGTTGCGGCGGTCCATCGAGGCGGCGGTGGCGCGGGTGCCGGACCTGCCCGAGTGGCTCGACGAGGCGCTCCTCCGTCAGCAAGGCTTTCAAAGCGCAAGGGAAAGCTTCCACCGCCTGCACGAACCCCGCGATGAAACCGATATCGATGCGCAGGCTCCCGCGCGGCGGCGGCTCGCCTATGACGAATTTCTTGCCGGGCAATTGTCGCTCTCGCTGGTGCGTCAACGGCTGCGCAAGGTCGCCGGAACCCCTGTTCATCCGACCGGTAAATTGAGTGAGCCGGTCATCCGGGCGCTGCCTTTCTCGCTGACGGCGAGCCAGTCGGCCGCGATCGGCGACATACTTGCCGACATGTCCGGCAGTGATCGCATGCTGCGCCTGCTGCAGGGCGATGTCGGTTCCGGCAAGACGGCGGTGGCGCTGATGGCCATGCTCGCCGCGATCGAATCCGGCGGCCAGGCGGTGCTGATGGCGCCAACCGAGATCCTTGCGCGGCAGCATCATGCCACGCTCTCCAAAATGGCCGCGCCGGCCGGTATCGGCATCGATGTCCTGACTGGACGCACGAAAGGCAAGGAGCGCGATGCGATCTTGGAACGCATTGCTTCCGGCGAAACGCAGATGGTGATCGGAACGCATGCTCTGTTCCAGGAGGCCGTGAATTATCTTCAACTTGTGCTCGCCATCGTCGACGAACAGCATCGTTTCGGCGTCCACCAGCGGCTGCGGCTCACCGCCAAAGGCATTTCGCCACACATGCTTGTCATGACGGCGACGCCTATTCCGCGCACGCTCGTACTCGCGGCCTTCGGCGACATGGATGTCTCCAAGCTTACCGAGAAGCCGGCTGGGCGAAAGCCAATACAGACGGTGACCATTCCCACCGAGCGCACGGACGAGATCGTCGACAGACTCGATGCGGCGCTCGGCCAAGGCAAGAAAGCCTATTGGATCTGCCCGCTGGTGGAGGAGTCCGAGGAAAGCGACGTGATGTCCGCCGATGAACGCTATCAAACTCTGGTCCAGCGCTTCGGCAATGATGTCGGTCTCGTTCACGGCCGCATGTCCGGTCCGGACAAGGATGCCGTGATGCTTGCCTTCAAGAACGGCGAAATTCGCCTGCTCGTGGCGACGACCGTGGTGGAGGTCGGCGTGGATGTTCCCGACGCGACGATCATGGTGATCGAGCACGCGGAGCGTTTCGGTCTGGCGCAGCTACACCAGTTGAGGGGCCGCGTCGGCCGAGGCGATGAGGCATCAACCTGCATTCTCCTCTACAAGAGCCCGCTTAGCGAAGCAGGACACGCGCGTCTTTCCATTCTACGCGAGACCGAGGACGGCTTCCTGATTGCCGAGGAAGACCTGAAATTGCGCGGCGAAGGCGAGCTTCTTGGAACGCGGCAATCCGGCACGCCCGGTTTCCGTATCGCAAGCCTGGAGGCGCACGGAGATCTTCTCGAGGTCGCCCGCAGGGACGCTGCCCATGTCATAGCGCGCGACCCCGAACTGACTTCGGAGCGTGGCGAAGCGCTGCGAACGCTCCTTTATCTTTACCGACGCGACGAGGCGATTCGTTTCCTGCGCGCCGGTTAG
- a CDS encoding FAD assembly factor SdhE, translated as MTGITRTSADLDPRRRRILFRSWHRGIREMDLILGQFAETELASLSDAELDELETIMREEDNDLVRWITGEQPLPERYATPLFSRVAAYRPDFDKLHQETK; from the coding sequence ATGACCGGCATCACACGTACAAGCGCCGATCTCGACCCGCGTCGGCGCAGGATCCTCTTTCGCTCCTGGCATCGCGGCATTCGCGAGATGGATTTGATTCTTGGGCAATTCGCCGAAACGGAGTTGGCGAGCCTGTCGGATGCGGAACTCGATGAACTGGAAACGATCATGCGCGAGGAAGACAACGATCTCGTCAGATGGATCACCGGCGAACAGCCCCTGCCGGAGCGTTATGCGACGCCGTTGTTCAGCCGGGTCGCGGCTTATCGCCCGGACTTCGACAAGCTTCATCAGGAAACGAAATAG
- the mfd gene encoding transcription-repair coupling factor, whose product MISGLDPKKILAATREVTIGPVPSGAEALILAELARAGNPVAYILSDGQRIADLEQVLGFVAPDIPVLTLPGWDCLPYDRVSPSADTSARRLAALSALIAHRTKPHPAIVLVTVNAALQKISPQDVIESLAFAARPGNQVRMDDIAARLERNGFERVPTVREVGEFAVRGGILDVYVPGSGEPLRLDFFGDTLETIRSFDPASQRTTGQVRSLDLNPMSEVSLTPDTISHFRKQYLSLFGAATRDDALYQAVSEGRRYAGMEHWLPLFYGGLETAFDYLDGFRIVTDHLVREAAAERSKLILDYYDARLASASPGKSQISQGTPYKPVPPELLYLSAEGFGAMLSERSAVRLSPFNEHEGEARQVVAIEARQGLRWAKTAGEVESDGERANVFDQAVKHIAEKRARGAKVVISGWTEGSLDRLLQVLAEHGLANIRPIKALSDIRSLKPGEAASAVLSLEAGFETSDLVVIGEQDILGDRMVRRSKRRKRGADFIAEVTGLDEGSYVVHAEHGIGRFVGLRTIEAAGAPHDCLELVYAEDAKLFLPVENIELLSRYGSEGTDAILDKLGGVAWQARKAKLKKRLLDMAGGLIRIAAERHTRHAPVLVAHDGVYDEFAARFPYDETEDQMNSIDAVRDDLGSGRPMDRLVCGDVGFGKTEVALRAAFIAAMNGVQVAVVVPTTLLARQHFRTFNERFRGLPVRIQQASRLVGSKDLALTKKEVADGKTDIVVGTHALLGSSVTFANLGLLIVDEEQHFGVKHKERLKELKSDVHVLTLSATPIPRTLQLALTGVRELSLITTPPVDRMAVRTFISPFDALVIRETLMREHYRGGQSFYVCPRLSDLSEIHDFLKSDVPELKVAVAHGQMPATELEDIMNAFYEGRYDVLLSTTIVESGLDVPTANTLIVHRADMFGLAQLYQLRGRVGRSKVRAFALFTLPVNKTLTGPAERRLKVLQSLDTLGAGFQLASHDLDIRGAGNLLGEEQSGHIKEVGFELYQQMLEEAVAELKGEEEIHDTGWSPQISVGTPVMIPEDYVPDLNLRLGLYRRLGELTDLKEIDGFGAELIDRFGPLPTEVQHLLKIVYIKSLCRTANVEKLDAGPKGVVVQFRNKEFPNPAALVGYISKQGTLAKIRPDQSIFFQRELVTPDKRLSGAAMVMTQLAGLAKPA is encoded by the coding sequence ATGATATCTGGTCTTGACCCGAAGAAGATCCTTGCCGCGACACGGGAGGTGACGATCGGCCCGGTGCCGTCCGGCGCCGAGGCCCTGATACTTGCCGAGCTAGCGCGCGCGGGGAACCCGGTCGCCTACATCCTTTCCGACGGTCAGCGGATTGCGGACCTTGAGCAGGTTCTCGGCTTCGTGGCCCCGGACATTCCCGTTCTCACCCTTCCGGGCTGGGACTGCCTGCCCTACGACCGCGTGTCCCCGAGTGCTGACACATCCGCGCGGAGGCTCGCCGCCTTGAGTGCGTTGATAGCGCACCGGACGAAACCGCATCCGGCGATCGTGCTCGTCACCGTCAACGCGGCCCTCCAGAAAATCTCGCCGCAGGATGTGATTGAAAGCCTTGCCTTTGCGGCAAGGCCGGGCAACCAGGTCCGCATGGACGACATTGCGGCGCGACTGGAGCGAAACGGTTTCGAGCGCGTGCCGACCGTGCGTGAGGTCGGCGAGTTCGCCGTCCGAGGCGGCATTCTCGACGTTTATGTGCCCGGCAGCGGCGAACCGTTGCGCCTGGATTTCTTCGGCGACACACTTGAGACGATCCGCTCGTTCGATCCGGCGAGCCAGCGCACGACCGGCCAAGTGCGCTCGCTCGATCTCAACCCGATGAGCGAAGTGTCGCTAACCCCCGACACCATCAGCCATTTCCGCAAGCAATATTTGTCACTCTTCGGGGCCGCGACGCGGGACGATGCACTCTACCAGGCGGTATCGGAAGGGCGCCGCTACGCCGGCATGGAGCATTGGCTGCCGCTTTTCTATGGCGGCCTGGAGACAGCCTTCGATTATCTCGACGGTTTCCGCATCGTCACGGACCATCTGGTGCGCGAGGCGGCGGCGGAGCGGTCGAAGCTCATCCTCGATTATTATGATGCGCGCCTTGCCTCCGCATCACCGGGCAAAAGCCAGATCTCCCAAGGCACACCGTACAAGCCCGTGCCGCCGGAATTGCTGTACCTGAGCGCCGAGGGCTTTGGCGCGATGCTGTCTGAACGCAGCGCCGTCCGCCTGTCGCCATTTAACGAACATGAAGGGGAAGCGCGCCAGGTCGTTGCCATCGAGGCGCGCCAGGGACTGCGTTGGGCAAAGACGGCGGGCGAGGTCGAAAGTGACGGCGAACGTGCGAATGTCTTCGATCAAGCCGTGAAGCACATTGCCGAGAAGCGGGCGAGGGGCGCGAAGGTCGTCATTTCGGGGTGGACGGAGGGATCGCTCGATCGCCTTCTGCAGGTTCTCGCCGAACACGGACTTGCGAACATTCGTCCGATCAAGGCTTTGTCCGATATTCGCTCGCTGAAGCCGGGCGAGGCGGCCTCTGCGGTCCTCAGTCTCGAAGCCGGCTTCGAGACCAGCGACCTCGTGGTTATAGGCGAGCAGGACATTCTTGGCGACAGAATGGTGCGCCGGTCGAAGCGTCGCAAACGTGGCGCCGACTTCATCGCCGAGGTGACCGGCCTCGACGAGGGAAGCTATGTCGTCCATGCCGAACACGGTATCGGCCGTTTCGTCGGCTTGCGCACGATCGAGGCGGCCGGCGCGCCGCATGACTGTCTCGAACTCGTCTATGCGGAGGATGCCAAGCTCTTTCTGCCGGTCGAGAACATCGAGCTTCTGTCGCGTTATGGCTCCGAAGGCACGGATGCGATCCTTGACAAGCTCGGTGGCGTCGCGTGGCAGGCGCGCAAGGCCAAGCTCAAGAAGCGGCTGCTCGATATGGCCGGAGGCCTTATCCGCATAGCTGCCGAACGGCATACCCGCCACGCGCCTGTTCTGGTCGCCCACGACGGGGTCTATGACGAGTTCGCCGCGCGCTTCCCTTACGATGAAACAGAGGATCAGATGAACTCGATCGACGCCGTGCGCGACGATCTTGGAAGCGGTCGCCCTATGGACCGCCTGGTCTGCGGTGATGTCGGCTTCGGCAAGACGGAAGTGGCGCTGCGGGCTGCCTTCATCGCGGCGATGAATGGCGTGCAGGTCGCTGTCGTCGTTCCGACGACCTTGCTTGCCCGGCAGCATTTCAGGACGTTCAACGAGCGGTTCCGCGGTCTGCCGGTCCGCATCCAGCAGGCGTCGCGGCTCGTGGGCTCGAAGGACCTCGCGCTGACGAAGAAGGAAGTGGCCGACGGCAAGACCGACATCGTCGTCGGCACGCACGCGCTGCTCGGCTCCTCGGTCACGTTTGCCAATCTCGGCCTATTGATCGTCGACGAAGAGCAGCATTTCGGCGTCAAGCACAAGGAACGGCTGAAGGAGCTGAAATCCGACGTGCATGTGCTGACTCTGTCGGCAACGCCCATTCCGCGCACGCTGCAGCTTGCCTTGACCGGCGTTCGTGAATTGTCGCTGATCACGACGCCGCCGGTCGACCGCATGGCGGTGCGCACCTTCATCTCGCCCTTCGACGCCCTGGTGATCCGCGAGACACTCATGCGCGAGCACTATCGCGGCGGCCAAAGTTTCTATGTCTGCCCGCGCTTGAGCGATCTTTCGGAGATCCACGATTTCCTGAAATCCGACGTTCCGGAACTGAAGGTAGCGGTGGCGCACGGCCAGATGCCGGCGACCGAACTCGAAGACATCATGAACGCCTTTTACGAAGGACGCTATGACGTGCTCCTCTCGACGACGATCGTCGAGTCGGGTCTCGATGTGCCGACCGCCAATACCCTGATCGTGCATCGTGCCGACATGTTCGGCCTCGCCCAACTCTACCAGCTCCGCGGACGGGTAGGCCGGTCCAAGGTCCGCGCCTTTGCGCTCTTTACCTTGCCTGTCAACAAGACTTTGACAGGGCCGGCAGAGCGCCGCCTGAAAGTGCTGCAATCGCTCGACACGCTGGGTGCCGGCTTCCAGCTCGCCAGCCACGATCTCGATATCCGCGGCGCCGGCAACCTGCTCGGCGAGGAACAGTCCGGCCACATCAAGGAAGTCGGCTTCGAGCTTTACCAGCAAATGTTGGAAGAGGCCGTTGCCGAACTCAAGGGCGAGGAGGAAATCCACGACACCGGCTGGTCACCGCAGATATCGGTCGGGACGCCGGTCATGATACCGGAAGACTATGTGCCGGATCTGAACCTGAGGCTCGGACTCTACCGCCGCCTTGGCGAGTTGACGGACCTCAAGGAGATCGACGGCTTCGGCGCAGAGCTGATCGATCGCTTCGGGCCGTTGCCGACCGAGGTTCAGCACCTCTTGAAGATCGTCTACATCAAGTCGCTGTGCCGCACGGCAAACGTCGAAAAGCTCGATGCCGGGCCGAAAGGCGTGGTCGTTCAGTTCCGCAACAAGGAGTTTCCGAACCCCGCCGCTCTCGTCGGTTACATCTCCAAACAGGGGACGCTGGCGAAGATCCGCCCGGACCAGAGCATCTTCTTCCAACGCGAACTTGTGACGCCGGACAAGAGGCTTTCCGGCGCAGCTATGGTGATGACGCAGCTTGCCGGACTTGCTAAGCCCGCATGA
- a CDS encoding DsbA family oxidoreductase: METVKIDIVSDVVCPWCYLGKSRLDQAVANVAGDVHVTIQWRPYQLNPDLPAEGVDHKRHLAAKLGGQDAVDKAHKTLEGLGREDGIDFNFEAVKISPNTLDAHRLIRWAATNGEETQAEVVRLLFKANFEEGRNVGDHAVLLEIAEQAGLDGPVIAALLTSDADKDAVKQEIDIAREMGVSGVPCFIIDQQYAVMGAQSVDVLTNALREIAQMKASGPTH, translated from the coding sequence ATGGAAACCGTCAAAATCGATATCGTCTCGGACGTTGTCTGTCCGTGGTGTTACCTCGGAAAGAGCCGCCTCGACCAGGCCGTTGCCAATGTCGCCGGCGACGTCCATGTGACGATCCAATGGCGCCCCTACCAGCTCAACCCGGATCTGCCGGCAGAGGGCGTCGATCACAAGCGACACCTCGCCGCAAAACTCGGCGGCCAGGACGCGGTCGACAAGGCCCACAAAACGCTCGAAGGACTCGGCCGAGAAGATGGTATCGATTTCAACTTCGAGGCCGTGAAGATCAGTCCCAACACGCTCGACGCCCATCGACTGATCCGCTGGGCGGCAACCAATGGCGAGGAAACCCAGGCGGAGGTCGTGCGCCTGCTGTTCAAGGCCAATTTCGAAGAGGGCCGAAATGTCGGCGATCACGCCGTGCTTCTGGAGATTGCCGAGCAGGCCGGTCTCGACGGTCCGGTCATCGCCGCCCTTCTGACCTCCGACGCGGACAAGGATGCCGTGAAGCAGGAGATCGACATTGCCCGCGAGATGGGCGTCAGTGGCGTCCCCTGCTTCATCATCGACCAGCAATATGCGGTGATGGGCGCCCAATCGGTCGATGTGCTGACGAATGCATTGCGGGAGATCGCGCAGATGAAAGCCAGCGGCCCCACGCATTAA
- a CDS encoding extracellular solute-binding protein, whose protein sequence is MRAVLSGLAMLVAASTFGNEALAAPVHAISMHGEPALPADFKNFPYVNPNVKKGGKISYGVVGTFDSLNPFILKSMRTTARGMWDPAFGNLVYESLMQRSQDEPFTMYGLLAETVEWDEDRTFIQFNLNPRARWADGQPVTAEDVIFTFELMRDRGRAPFSNRLSKVSKMEKVGDRSVRFTFNEDVDREFPLLLALSPVLPKHAINVDAFDRTTLEPPLGSGPYRVADVKAGERIVYRRNPDYWGKDLPSKIGFDNYDEISVEYFLQENSLFEAFKKGEVDVYPEGSATKWARGYDFPAVRSGDVIKDSFTPRTPSGMLGFVFNTRRPMFNNIKLRQGLALVFDFEWVNKNLFDSAYTRTQSYWQNSSLSFLGAAADDRELGLMGDVRERINPTILDGTYRLPVTDGSGRDRNVLREAVTLLREAGYAIKDGKMVDAKGTPLAFEIMSQNAGQEKIALAYQRFLAPLGIVATVRTVDDSQYQQRSQSFDYDVIIKSFPSSLSPGVEQVGRWGSQSRDRQGSENFAGVADKDVDRLISNILQARTTEDFTAAVRSHDRLLVSNAYVVPLYHLDSQWIARWKHIGRPATVPLYGYQLPTWWDERAQ, encoded by the coding sequence TTGCGCGCAGTTCTTTCCGGCCTTGCCATGCTTGTGGCCGCCAGCACATTCGGCAATGAGGCCCTGGCGGCGCCCGTGCATGCCATTTCCATGCACGGCGAGCCTGCCCTGCCCGCCGACTTCAAGAACTTCCCTTACGTCAACCCCAACGTGAAGAAGGGCGGAAAGATTTCCTATGGCGTCGTTGGCACGTTCGACAGCCTCAACCCCTTCATCCTGAAGAGCATGCGGACGACCGCCCGAGGGATGTGGGATCCGGCCTTCGGCAACCTCGTCTATGAATCGCTGATGCAGCGCTCCCAGGACGAGCCGTTCACAATGTACGGACTGCTTGCTGAAACCGTCGAATGGGACGAAGATCGCACCTTCATCCAATTCAACCTGAATCCCAGGGCGCGCTGGGCCGACGGCCAGCCCGTGACCGCCGAAGACGTCATTTTCACGTTCGAGTTGATGCGCGATAGGGGACGCGCTCCCTTCAGCAACCGCCTCTCCAAGGTCTCGAAGATGGAAAAGGTCGGCGACCGCAGTGTCCGCTTTACCTTCAACGAGGATGTCGATCGCGAATTCCCGCTGCTGCTCGCGCTTTCACCCGTATTGCCGAAACACGCGATCAATGTCGATGCGTTCGACAGGACAACGCTCGAGCCGCCGCTCGGCTCCGGCCCCTATCGTGTTGCCGACGTGAAGGCAGGCGAACGCATCGTCTATCGCCGGAATCCCGACTACTGGGGCAAGGATCTGCCCTCCAAGATCGGCTTCGACAATTACGACGAGATCTCCGTCGAGTATTTCCTCCAGGAGAACTCGCTCTTCGAGGCCTTCAAGAAGGGCGAGGTTGATGTCTATCCGGAAGGTAGCGCAACCAAATGGGCACGCGGTTATGATTTTCCGGCAGTGCGCTCGGGGGACGTGATCAAGGACAGTTTCACTCCGAGAACCCCTTCCGGAATGCTCGGCTTCGTCTTCAACACGCGCAGGCCGATGTTCAACAACATCAAGCTACGCCAGGGCCTCGCGCTCGTTTTTGATTTCGAATGGGTGAACAAGAATCTTTTCGACAGTGCCTATACGCGAACCCAGAGCTACTGGCAGAACTCGTCGCTTTCCTTCCTCGGCGCCGCCGCAGACGACCGTGAGCTTGGGCTCATGGGCGACGTCAGAGAGAGGATCAATCCGACCATTCTCGATGGGACCTACCGTCTGCCCGTCACCGATGGGTCCGGTCGTGATCGCAATGTGCTGCGGGAGGCTGTGACGCTGCTTCGCGAAGCCGGCTACGCCATCAAGGACGGCAAGATGGTCGACGCCAAAGGCACGCCGCTTGCATTCGAAATCATGAGCCAGAACGCCGGGCAGGAAAAGATCGCCCTCGCCTATCAGCGGTTCCTCGCACCGCTTGGAATCGTCGCGACCGTGCGCACGGTCGACGATTCCCAGTACCAGCAGCGCAGCCAATCGTTTGACTACGACGTGATTATAAAATCATTCCCGTCCTCGCTCTCTCCGGGCGTCGAGCAAGTCGGCCGTTGGGGATCGCAATCGCGGGACAGGCAGGGGAGCGAGAACTTCGCCGGCGTCGCCGACAAGGACGTAGACAGGCTGATCAGCAACATCCTGCAGGCGCGCACGACCGAAGACTTCACAGCCGCGGTCCGCTCCCACGACCGGCTGCTGGTATCCAACGCCTATGTGGTGCCGCTCTACCATCTCGACTCCCAATGGATCGCACGATGGAAACATATCGGGCGTCCTGCCACGGTTCCGCTCTACGGCTACCAGCTGCCGACCTGGTGGGACGAGCGCGCGCAGTAA
- a CDS encoding invasion associated locus B family protein produces MIFKSNFTNRASMAALALSVAAAGAPSAAFAQAGKPPQGWFKVCTKQEDNDVCIVQNLLTANNGQLITAVGLITVSGKINRKVLQVSVPSARMIPPGVQMQIDGGKGVKLDYAICMPDKCVAEAPLSDALIANLKKGNDVVFTSVNFQRAPNPIKMTLEGFTGVFDGEPIEQSQLEERQRLLQEEMQKKAEDARKKLEEAQKAAKQQ; encoded by the coding sequence ATGATCTTCAAGTCGAACTTCACCAATCGCGCGTCAATGGCAGCGCTGGCGCTCTCTGTTGCAGCCGCCGGCGCTCCGAGCGCTGCTTTCGCGCAGGCAGGCAAGCCGCCGCAGGGTTGGTTCAAGGTTTGCACCAAGCAGGAAGACAACGACGTCTGCATCGTTCAGAACCTGCTCACAGCCAACAATGGTCAGCTCATCACTGCTGTCGGCCTCATCACCGTCTCCGGCAAAATCAACCGCAAGGTTCTGCAGGTTTCCGTACCTTCTGCTCGTATGATTCCTCCGGGTGTCCAGATGCAGATCGATGGTGGCAAGGGTGTCAAGCTCGACTATGCGATCTGCATGCCGGACAAGTGTGTTGCCGAAGCACCGCTTTCCGATGCGCTGATTGCCAATCTGAAGAAGGGCAACGACGTCGTCTTCACGTCGGTCAACTTCCAGCGCGCCCCGAACCCGATCAAGATGACGCTGGAAGGTTTCACCGGCGTCTTTGACGGCGAGCCGATCGAACAGTCGCAGCTGGAAGAACGCCAGCGCCTGTTGCAGGAAGAAATGCAGAAGAAAGCAGAAGACGCCCGCAAGAAACTGGAAGAGGCCCAGAAGGCCGCTAAGCAGCAGTAA
- the hspQ gene encoding heat shock protein HspQ — protein MKQRNAKFEIGQVVRHRVFPFRGVIFDVDPEYANTEEWWNAIPPEIRPSKDQPFYHLFAENDDTEYVAYVSEQNLVSDESDRPIRHPQVSALFKKEAIGHYKPKATYQH, from the coding sequence ATGAAACAAAGAAACGCGAAATTTGAGATCGGACAGGTGGTTCGCCACCGGGTCTTCCCGTTCCGCGGCGTCATCTTCGACGTCGATCCGGAATATGCCAACACCGAGGAATGGTGGAATGCCATCCCGCCGGAAATTCGGCCAAGCAAGGACCAGCCCTTCTATCATCTCTTCGCCGAGAATGACGACACCGAATATGTCGCATATGTTTCCGAACAGAACCTCGTTTCCGACGAAAGTGATAGGCCGATCCGCCACCCGCAGGTGAGCGCCTTGTTCAAGAAGGAAGCCATCGGGCATTACAAGCCGAAGGCGACCTATCAGCACTGA